One window from the genome of Leptospira ryugenii encodes:
- the yajC gene encoding preprotein translocase subunit YajC, translating to MLEVSNPLILLLQEAGADAGRSSIQSLLIIPIMLVAMYFLVILPNKREDKKRKEMIANLQKGDTVITNSGLHGKVVEFKDNNETVVLSVSANTNVTFETSAILKKKT from the coding sequence ATGTTAGAAGTTTCAAATCCCCTCATTCTCCTACTACAGGAAGCGGGCGCCGATGCAGGTCGCTCGTCGATTCAATCTCTTTTGATCATTCCCATTATGCTAGTGGCAATGTATTTTTTAGTCATCCTACCCAACAAAAGAGAAGACAAAAAGAGAAAGGAAATGATCGCAAACTTACAAAAGGGTGATACTGTCATTACCAATAGTGGATTGCACGGTAAGGTGGTAGAGTTCAAAGACAACAACGAAACTGTAGTTTTGAGTGTTAGCGCAAATACAAATGTTACATTTGAAACAAGCGCCATCTTAAAAAAGAAAACGTAA
- the trpD gene encoding anthranilate phosphoribosyltransferase translates to MTASNLKPLLESVIAGKDLSREEAHSFLDEVMKGHVSEILLSSFLTALKIKGEKEDEITGFVEAMRNHAVAVKETFDFDFIDTCGTGGDGKGSLNVSTLSAFVLASLGLPVAKHGNRSVSSLSGSSDVLESLGYPLQMSHTDTVAYFLKHQFVFLFAPNWHPAMKYAAPVRKELGIRTFFNLIGPLSNPFRPKMQVIGVYDVGLLPLVAGVLHKLQTRKAIVCHSRDGLDEFSIFSPTDYIHLEDGKWEKALFDPKELKGLSPLRPEEVFQNTKEASQALFLDVLQGKNTSGSDMVALNAGAALFLAGKSKSISEGYTLAKSTLLEKKVLKFVRETLNLS, encoded by the coding sequence ATGACCGCATCCAATCTTAAACCACTCCTCGAGTCAGTGATTGCTGGCAAAGATCTCTCGCGTGAAGAGGCACATAGCTTTTTAGATGAAGTGATGAAAGGCCATGTTTCCGAAATACTTCTCTCCTCTTTTCTAACAGCTTTGAAAATCAAAGGAGAAAAGGAAGATGAGATCACGGGCTTCGTCGAAGCGATGCGAAATCACGCAGTTGCCGTTAAGGAAACGTTTGACTTTGATTTCATAGATACCTGCGGTACCGGAGGTGATGGAAAAGGTTCACTAAACGTATCCACCCTTTCTGCTTTTGTATTGGCCTCCTTAGGTTTACCTGTTGCCAAACATGGAAATCGTTCGGTCTCATCTCTTTCGGGTTCCTCTGATGTATTAGAGTCTCTGGGCTATCCCCTGCAAATGAGCCATACCGACACCGTGGCCTACTTCTTAAAGCACCAATTTGTCTTTCTCTTTGCACCCAATTGGCACCCTGCAATGAAATATGCGGCTCCTGTGAGAAAGGAATTGGGGATCCGCACATTTTTTAATTTGATCGGACCTCTCTCCAATCCTTTCCGTCCGAAGATGCAGGTCATTGGTGTTTATGATGTGGGCCTCCTTCCCTTAGTCGCTGGGGTATTACACAAGCTCCAAACACGAAAGGCCATCGTTTGCCATTCGCGTGATGGTCTGGATGAATTTTCTATATTTTCTCCCACGGACTATATCCATTTGGAGGACGGGAAATGGGAGAAGGCTCTCTTTGACCCAAAAGAACTGAAAGGACTATCACCCCTTCGACCTGAGGAAGTATTCCAGAATACCAAAGAAGCCTCCCAGGCACTCTTTTTGGATGTGCTCCAAGGAAAGAACACTTCTGGTTCTGATATGGTGGCTTTGAATGCTGGTGCCGCCCTTTTTCTTGCCGGCAAGTCCAAAAGCATCTCTGAAGGCTATACTTTGGCCAAATCAACACTTTTAGAGAAAAAAGTTCTCAAATTTGTCAGGGAAACATTGAATTTAAGCTGA
- the pgsA gene encoding CDP-diacylglycerol--glycerol-3-phosphate 3-phosphatidyltransferase: MEDWKTIANFPNFLTVLRVLALPFFVYSLFQKEIEYQIFAFVLFALASLTDLIDGYLARKWNQQTEFGKFLDPLADKFLVIGCFIAFLFIHEPIEVWMVVLIVGRDMLITFLRYIAVRSGSSLRTTMMGKVKTAFQMGAILLILVIFMLVSGNRKNLINEMYTLGKTAGLSTFQIASENAKSFFATIQRDDLPETNDLITLAAAFVPYFGMLLTTIITVFSGLRYLVTNYSLLSYRNLKRIFYDRIQS, encoded by the coding sequence ATGGAGGATTGGAAAACCATTGCCAATTTTCCCAATTTCTTAACCGTACTACGCGTCCTCGCCCTCCCTTTCTTTGTGTATTCTCTCTTTCAAAAAGAAATCGAATACCAGATTTTTGCCTTTGTATTGTTTGCTCTTGCGTCTCTTACTGATTTAATTGATGGATACCTTGCACGCAAATGGAACCAACAAACAGAATTCGGAAAATTTTTAGATCCTTTAGCTGACAAATTCTTGGTCATTGGATGTTTCATTGCTTTTCTATTCATCCATGAACCGATCGAAGTTTGGATGGTCGTATTGATTGTTGGTAGAGACATGCTGATTACTTTTTTACGCTATATTGCCGTTAGATCAGGATCAAGTTTACGTACAACCATGATGGGAAAGGTGAAAACAGCCTTTCAGATGGGAGCTATTCTCTTAATTCTTGTTATCTTTATGTTAGTTTCTGGAAACAGAAAAAATCTCATCAATGAAATGTATACTCTTGGAAAAACAGCTGGTCTTTCTACATTTCAAATCGCAAGTGAGAATGCTAAAAGTTTCTTTGCCACTATCCAAAGAGATGATCTACCAGAAACAAATGATTTGATTACACTAGCGGCGGCTTTTGTTCCTTATTTTGGTATGTTGCTTACAACTATCATTACTGTCTTCTCTGGCCTTCGTTATCTTGTTACAAATTATTCCTTGCTCTCGTATCGAAACTTAAAACGGATTTTTTATGACCGCATCCAATCTTAA